One region of Trichosurus vulpecula isolate mTriVul1 chromosome 1, mTriVul1.pri, whole genome shotgun sequence genomic DNA includes:
- the LOC118843235 gene encoding vomeronasal type-1 receptor 3-like: protein MLLRNICLGIAFLAATTVGIIGNFFFFTFYVLDVLVRHRINSLTLIFIQLSLVNSTMLLSKGVPQTLHGLGCNYFLDDVGCKVVFYLGKVSEGLSISLTCLLCTVQAITLSPRNFVWSEFKVRATQQITPSYLLCWIFNLLIEIPVPVSARGPRSGSNITNAFDFVYCTSKHIMNVYVITTTLRNVLCLGLMVLASGYMVLLLHKHHQHVQHIRSTKLSPRRYPEIRATQTILLLMSTFVSFYVLTTIFALFLSYFDQKSPWMLSTSIFLSLCYPTITPFVLIPRALRTP, encoded by the coding sequence ATGCTTCTTAGAAACATTTGCCTTGGGATTGCATTTCTTGCTGCGACCACAGTAGGTATTATAGGAAACttcttcttctttaccttttatgTTTTAGATGTCCTTGTTAGACACAGGATAAATTCTTTAACTCTTATATTTATCCAGCTGAGCTTGGTGAACTCCACCATGCTTCTTAGCAAGGGAGTCCCACAAACATTGCACGGTTTGGGGTGCAACTATTTCCTGGATGATGTTGGGTGTAAAGTTGTATTTTACCTTGGCAAAGTGAGTGAGGGCCTTTCAATTTCTCTGACTTGCCTCCTGTGTACTGTCCAAGCCATCACTCTCAGCCCCAGGAATTTCGTGTGGTCAGAATTCAAAGTTAGAGCCACACAACAGATCACTCCTTCCTATCTCTTATGTTGGATCTTCAATCTGCTGATAGAAATTCCTGTACCAGTAAGTGCAAGAGGCCCAAGAAGTGGCAGCAACATTACAAATGCATTTGATTTTGTGTACTGTACTTCAAAACACATCATGAATGTTTATGTGATAACAACCACTTTGCGAAATGTGCTCTGTTTGGGGCTCATGGTTTTGGCCAGTGGCTACATGGTGCTTCTCCTACACAAACACCACCAGCATGTCCAACATATTCGAAGCACCAAACTCTCACCCAGAAGGTACCCAGAGATCAGAGCCACACAAACCATCCTTTTACTGATGAGCACATTTGTCAGCTTTTATGTACTCACCAccatttttgctctttttctcaGTTATTTTGATCAAAAATCTCCCTGGATGTTGTCTACTTCTATCTTCTTGTCGCTATGTTACCCAACCATCACTCCCTTCGTATTAATCCCCAGAGCTCTCAGGACTCCCTGA